One part of the Sorangiineae bacterium MSr11954 genome encodes these proteins:
- a CDS encoding DUF1003 domain-containing protein gives MLHAELLAQIPLFEGLSDGDREGLAQRLTERSYERGKVVFAKGDRGSSMFIVLSGQVQIFLPAESADAPRIVLKDYGFGEYFGELALFDDKPRSASVEAIEDAVLLELTREHLGEHLMKSKNAAIAILSDMAARLRETNELLGQRAAKDVVKEIEENLTWGERLADKVADLNGSWAFILFLMFLTIGWAVFNSPSLPGRPFDEYPFQFYNLFLAILVALQGPLIVMSQNRQTLKDRKQAETDYRVNLKNELGIERLIRELSVFRSETAKRLEYLERLARSERIRAELPNKNAPNPPGGSWVADPSDARSKVPSPEGTRDG, from the coding sequence ATGCTGCATGCCGAGCTGCTGGCCCAAATTCCCCTTTTCGAGGGGCTCTCCGATGGGGACCGCGAAGGACTGGCCCAGCGACTGACCGAACGGAGCTACGAACGCGGCAAGGTCGTGTTCGCCAAAGGCGATCGCGGCTCGAGCATGTTCATCGTCCTCTCGGGGCAGGTCCAAATCTTCCTTCCAGCCGAATCGGCCGACGCACCGCGCATCGTGCTCAAGGACTATGGCTTTGGCGAGTACTTCGGAGAGCTCGCCCTCTTCGACGACAAGCCGCGCTCGGCGAGCGTGGAGGCCATCGAGGACGCGGTGCTGCTGGAGCTCACGCGCGAGCACCTGGGCGAGCACCTGATGAAGTCCAAAAACGCCGCCATCGCGATCTTGAGCGACATGGCGGCGCGGCTGCGCGAGACCAATGAGCTCTTGGGTCAGCGCGCGGCCAAGGACGTGGTGAAGGAGATCGAGGAGAACCTGACCTGGGGCGAGAGGCTGGCCGACAAGGTGGCCGACCTCAATGGAAGCTGGGCGTTCATCCTCTTTCTGATGTTCCTCACCATCGGGTGGGCGGTGTTCAACTCCCCCAGCCTGCCGGGCAGGCCATTCGATGAATACCCCTTTCAATTCTACAACTTGTTCCTGGCCATTCTCGTTGCGCTGCAAGGGCCGCTCATCGTCATGAGCCAAAATCGGCAAACCCTGAAAGACCGCAAACAGGCCGAAACCGATTATCGCGTCAACTTGAAGAACGAGTTGGGCATCGAGCGACTTATCCGCGAGCTCAGCGTCTTCCGCAGCGAAACCGCGAAACGCCTCGAATATCTGGAGCGCCTCGCCCGCAGCGAGCGCATTCGCGCCGAGCTTCCCAACAAGAACGCACCCAACCCACCGGGCGGTTCGTGGGTTGCCGATCCAAGCGATGCGCGCTCCAAAGTGCCGAGCCCCGAAGGGACGCGCGACGGCTAG
- a CDS encoding YdcH family protein: MKRMVQSSVSDLEAQTRDLEHQIHKLERRGFHMTPMEQEQASRLKKLRLANKDRLASLRPE, translated from the coding sequence ATGAAGCGAATGGTTCAGAGCTCCGTGAGCGATTTGGAAGCACAAACGCGCGACCTCGAGCATCAGATCCACAAGCTCGAGCGCAGGGGTTTTCATATGACCCCCATGGAGCAGGAGCAGGCGTCACGGCTCAAGAAGCTTCGGCTAGCCAACAAGGATCGACTCGCCTCGCTCCGCCCTGAGTAG
- a CDS encoding type II toxin-antitoxin system RelE/ParE family toxin: protein MKGPLGVRIEKRASREAERIDRWWRENRPAAPTMFVDELKGALGVIVSAPTIAPRAVGARREGVRRFVLQRTRYALYYVVVDDVLSVLAIWHCSRGSEPTL from the coding sequence ATGAAAGGGCCTCTCGGCGTGCGCATCGAAAAGCGCGCGTCGCGAGAGGCCGAGCGAATCGATCGGTGGTGGCGGGAGAATCGGCCTGCCGCGCCTACCATGTTCGTGGATGAATTAAAAGGCGCCTTGGGGGTGATCGTATCGGCGCCGACCATCGCCCCGCGAGCTGTGGGGGCGCGCCGGGAAGGCGTGCGCCGGTTCGTGTTACAGCGCACGCGGTATGCCTTGTACTACGTCGTTGTCGACGACGTGCTTTCGGTCCTCGCGATCTGGCACTGCTCGCGAGGATCCGAACCGACCTTGTGA
- a CDS encoding inositol-3-phosphate synthase, with product MTQRPIQDSKGKLLVLTPGMGAVATTFFAGVEAVRRGTARPIGSVTQMQTIRIGPRSANRNPLIRDFVPLAPLESLTFAGWDVFPDDAFEAASRAEVLRRHDLETHKDFLHSIKPMKAAFSRDYVKRLDGPNVKTAKTKFELAEELRQDIRNAIAESKADRAVMVWCGSTEIYLEPADCHRSIEAFEAGLRANDPAISPSQLYAYAAIQEGVPYANGAPNLSADFPALEDLARDRNVPIAGKDFKTGQTLVKTVLAPGLKARSLGVRGWFSTNLLGNRDGEVLDDPESFKAKEVTKSGVLDTILQPEVYPELYGDLFHRIRIHYYPPRGDEKEGWDNIDITGWMGYPMQMKIDFLCRDSILAAPVVLDLALLLDLAGRAGRSGVQEWLSFYFKSPHVERGHVQEHDLFLQHLRLKNTLRVMAGEQPLTHLAEHDE from the coding sequence ATGACGCAGCGGCCGATCCAAGACTCCAAGGGCAAATTACTCGTTCTAACGCCGGGCATGGGCGCGGTTGCGACCACGTTCTTCGCGGGGGTGGAGGCGGTCCGACGCGGCACCGCGCGCCCTATCGGATCGGTCACGCAGATGCAGACCATCCGCATCGGTCCGCGCTCGGCGAATCGCAACCCGCTGATTCGTGACTTCGTCCCCCTCGCGCCGCTGGAGAGCCTCACCTTCGCCGGGTGGGACGTGTTCCCCGACGACGCCTTCGAAGCGGCTTCCCGCGCGGAGGTCCTTCGCCGCCACGATCTGGAGACGCACAAGGACTTCCTTCACTCGATCAAGCCGATGAAGGCCGCCTTCAGCCGCGACTACGTGAAGCGGCTCGATGGTCCCAACGTGAAGACGGCGAAGACCAAGTTCGAGCTCGCCGAGGAGCTCCGCCAAGACATCCGCAACGCCATCGCGGAGTCGAAGGCCGATCGCGCGGTCATGGTGTGGTGTGGGTCGACCGAGATCTACCTGGAGCCGGCCGACTGCCATCGCTCCATCGAAGCCTTCGAGGCGGGCCTGCGCGCCAACGATCCGGCCATCTCGCCCTCGCAGCTCTACGCCTACGCCGCCATTCAAGAAGGCGTCCCCTACGCCAACGGCGCCCCGAACCTCTCGGCCGACTTCCCGGCCCTGGAGGATCTGGCGCGCGACCGCAACGTCCCCATCGCCGGCAAGGACTTCAAGACGGGGCAGACCTTGGTCAAGACCGTGCTCGCCCCCGGCCTGAAGGCGCGCTCCTTGGGCGTGCGCGGCTGGTTCTCGACGAACCTCCTCGGCAACCGCGACGGCGAGGTGCTCGACGATCCGGAGAGCTTCAAGGCGAAGGAGGTCACCAAGTCGGGCGTGCTCGATACGATCCTGCAGCCCGAGGTGTACCCCGAGCTTTACGGGGATCTCTTCCACCGTATTCGCATCCACTACTACCCTCCGCGCGGCGACGAGAAAGAGGGCTGGGACAACATCGATATCACGGGCTGGATGGGCTACCCGATGCAGATGAAGATCGACTTCCTCTGCCGCGACTCGATCCTCGCCGCCCCGGTGGTGCTCGATCTGGCGCTCCTCCTCGACCTCGCGGGCCGCGCAGGCCGCAGCGGCGTGCAGGAGTGGCTGTCGTTCTACTTCAAGAGCCCCCACGTCGAGCGCGGGCACGTGCAAGAGCACGATCTGTTCTTGCAACACCTGCGCTTGAAGAACACCCTTCGCGTCATGGCCGGCGAGCAACCGCTGACGCACTTGGCGGAGCACGACGAGTAG
- a CDS encoding SDR family oxidoreductase, which translates to MPTYLVTGGAGFIGSSIAEALLARGETVRVLDDFSSGRRVNLETLPNKGGKLEVTEGTILDPDTVTRCMRGVDVVFHEAAIPSVVRSVEDPQRTTLANVQGTTVVLDIARKEKVKRVIYAASSSAYGNTKTLPKVETMTPSPLSPYAIAKHAGEQMMRVFASLYGIETLSLRYFNVFGPRQDRKSQYAAVIPNFISAALSGQRPIVFGDGEQTRDFCFIDNVVRANLLAADSPNPLRGEVVNIACGERTSLNALVKYVAEEVGVRLDIDYRPERAGDVRDSLADTSAARALIGYEPLVDIREGLRRTIAAFRATQA; encoded by the coding sequence ATGCCAACTTATCTGGTCACCGGAGGAGCCGGCTTCATTGGCTCATCAATCGCTGAAGCCCTGCTCGCACGCGGGGAGACCGTCCGCGTGCTGGACGACTTCTCGTCGGGGCGCCGTGTCAATTTGGAAACTCTTCCCAATAAGGGCGGCAAGCTCGAAGTCACCGAGGGAACCATCCTCGACCCCGACACGGTGACGCGCTGCATGCGTGGGGTCGACGTGGTTTTTCATGAGGCCGCCATTCCCTCCGTGGTTCGCTCGGTCGAAGATCCCCAGCGGACGACTTTGGCCAATGTGCAGGGCACCACCGTCGTGCTGGACATAGCCCGCAAGGAAAAGGTCAAGCGCGTCATCTATGCGGCGAGCTCGTCGGCCTACGGCAACACGAAAACGTTGCCCAAGGTGGAGACGATGACGCCGTCCCCGCTCTCGCCGTACGCCATCGCCAAGCACGCAGGCGAGCAGATGATGCGGGTCTTCGCGAGCCTGTACGGGATCGAAACGTTGAGCCTCCGTTACTTCAACGTGTTCGGCCCGCGGCAGGATCGCAAGAGTCAGTACGCGGCCGTCATTCCGAACTTCATCAGCGCGGCGCTCTCGGGCCAGCGCCCCATCGTCTTTGGCGATGGCGAGCAGACCCGCGACTTCTGCTTCATCGACAACGTCGTGCGCGCCAACCTCCTCGCCGCCGACAGCCCCAACCCGCTCAGGGGCGAGGTCGTGAACATCGCCTGCGGCGAGCGCACCTCGCTCAACGCGCTCGTCAAATACGTCGCCGAAGAAGTCGGCGTCCGTCTCGACATCGACTACCGCCCCGAGCGCGCCGGCGACGTCCGCGACTCCCTCGCCGACACCTCGGCGGCCCGCGCGCTCATCGGCTACGAGCCACTCGTCGACATCCGCGAGGGCCTGCGCCGCACCATCGCGGCGTTCCGTGCGACCCAGGCGTAG
- a CDS encoding MFS transporter, with the protein MPSWVTELAPIAILLAVIGVVSLRLPRVDLAGEGGAHAGLRHSPAFVRRRFLNWFPVGLTYAFLYMGRYNLTVCKNALGQVMSKEDFGTIFSIGTVVYGFAFVLNGPLTDKWGGRRTILLSAVGAALANLGMGWVLLSGRRHDLPGVFAPLYALNMYFQSFGAVSIVKVNAAWFHVRERGTFGGVFGILISLGIYFAYDWGQFIVDHAELHWVFFVPALLLLACAVFDAAWVRDTPGQAGHLDFDTADSSSGDTGPALTVFEVGRRMLRHPVIMTIALVEFCSGYLRNAIMQWYPIMAKETGIAKTFIPAHWGMMTCIAGILGGVFAGLISDRIFHSRRGPVSAVLYGAMLAGTAAMFAALATPLLGWLVVFLSLCIIGVHGMLSGTASMDFGGKKNVGVAVGLIDGFVYLGTAVQAYVLGRVLPKGQDARSPETWWQWPLVMVPAALAGFLLATRVWNAKPKPREFAAQDG; encoded by the coding sequence ATGCCATCCTGGGTGACCGAGCTCGCGCCCATTGCGATCCTTCTCGCGGTCATCGGGGTCGTCTCGCTCCGCTTGCCACGGGTGGATTTGGCGGGCGAAGGTGGCGCGCACGCGGGCCTTCGGCACTCGCCTGCCTTCGTGCGCCGGCGGTTCCTCAATTGGTTCCCGGTTGGGCTGACATACGCGTTCCTCTACATGGGCCGGTACAACCTGACCGTCTGCAAGAACGCGCTTGGACAGGTCATGTCCAAGGAAGACTTCGGTACGATCTTCTCGATCGGTACCGTGGTCTACGGCTTTGCCTTTGTACTGAACGGCCCGCTAACCGACAAATGGGGCGGGCGGCGCACCATCCTTTTGTCCGCCGTGGGGGCCGCGCTCGCGAACCTCGGCATGGGCTGGGTCCTCCTCTCCGGGCGACGCCATGACTTACCCGGTGTTTTCGCGCCGCTGTATGCGCTCAACATGTACTTCCAGAGCTTTGGCGCGGTGTCGATCGTCAAGGTGAACGCCGCCTGGTTCCATGTGCGGGAGCGCGGGACCTTCGGGGGCGTCTTTGGCATCCTGATCTCGCTCGGCATCTATTTCGCGTACGACTGGGGCCAGTTCATCGTCGACCACGCGGAGCTGCACTGGGTCTTCTTCGTTCCAGCGCTCTTGCTGCTGGCGTGTGCGGTCTTCGATGCTGCGTGGGTGCGCGATACCCCGGGCCAGGCCGGGCACCTCGATTTCGATACCGCCGACAGCTCCTCGGGCGATACCGGCCCCGCGCTCACCGTGTTCGAGGTGGGGAGGCGGATGCTCCGGCACCCCGTCATCATGACCATCGCCCTGGTGGAGTTTTGCAGCGGCTACCTGCGCAACGCGATCATGCAGTGGTATCCGATCATGGCCAAGGAGACCGGCATCGCGAAGACCTTCATCCCCGCTCACTGGGGCATGATGACCTGCATCGCCGGCATCCTCGGCGGCGTCTTCGCCGGCCTGATCTCGGACCGCATCTTTCACTCGCGCCGCGGTCCGGTCTCCGCCGTGCTCTACGGCGCCATGCTGGCCGGCACCGCCGCGATGTTTGCCGCGCTCGCGACCCCGCTCCTCGGATGGCTGGTGGTCTTTCTCTCCCTTTGCATCATCGGCGTGCACGGGATGCTTTCGGGCACGGCCAGCATGGACTTCGGCGGCAAAAAGAACGTGGGCGTGGCGGTCGGATTGATCGATGGCTTCGTCTACCTGGGCACCGCCGTGCAAGCCTATGTGCTCGGTCGCGTGCTCCCCAAGGGCCAGGACGCGCGCAGCCCCGAGACCTGGTGGCAGTGGCCGCTGGTGATGGTGCCCGCTGCGCTCGCAGGCTTTCTGCTCGCGACCCGCGTGTGGAATGCGAAACCCAAGCCGCGCGAGTTTGCCGCGCAAGATGGGTAG
- a CDS encoding protein kinase → MKTPLPPESQLSPTPSPGAASSVRAAPGGDAAASFGRPQRFGKYTLLRKLATGGMAELFLALQRSVAGFEKLVVIKRILPRLNQDRAFIEMLLHEARVVATLSHPNIVHVFDLGQVDGTYFIAMEHVHGEDIRSIARQMRRTSAPSGEPGKPREFSREHALRIVLGICAGLSYAHEKRDLDGTALNIVHCDVSPQNVLVTFSGDIKIIDFGIAKSERALHADTTGKLRGKVPYMSPEQARGEPLDARSDIFSTGVILFELTTGHRLFKTSSEYETLRAICERDYPRPSDLVAGYPPALEAIVMRALCRDREGRFPTARALQAALEDFVRSEQLVVSPIGLAHFMHTLFAEKLVSQKEALLYGRQLAEAIEPGGEGPASDRTDRNDRNEKEFGGAHLSMPAASHTVTSSLPGIGRAFPWAFAGTAGTAMLVVLFGAAFYANHAKRGAPPPTATVSESPAAGVGAPSTPAVVSESPQPAGVPARASGFARAAAPATGKLDVAAAGGTCTVAIDGKAFGPTPLSAIELPAGAHEVACTALGGKTQSATIQVPAAGAVRHRFAL, encoded by the coding sequence TTGAAAACGCCCTTGCCACCAGAATCGCAGCTCTCGCCTACACCCTCGCCCGGTGCAGCGTCGTCTGTGCGCGCGGCGCCCGGTGGAGATGCGGCTGCAAGTTTTGGGCGCCCGCAACGTTTTGGGAAGTACACACTGCTTCGCAAGCTCGCCACCGGCGGCATGGCCGAGCTCTTTCTGGCCCTCCAGAGGAGCGTTGCGGGGTTCGAGAAACTCGTCGTCATCAAGCGGATCCTGCCGCGACTGAACCAGGATCGCGCGTTCATCGAGATGCTTCTGCACGAGGCGCGGGTCGTGGCCACGCTCTCGCACCCGAACATCGTCCACGTTTTCGACCTCGGTCAGGTCGATGGAACCTATTTCATCGCCATGGAGCACGTCCACGGCGAGGACATTCGCTCCATCGCCCGCCAGATGCGTCGAACGAGCGCTCCTTCAGGAGAGCCAGGAAAGCCCCGCGAATTTTCCCGCGAGCACGCGCTCCGCATCGTGCTCGGGATCTGCGCGGGGCTCTCCTATGCGCACGAAAAGCGCGACCTCGATGGAACGGCGCTCAACATCGTGCACTGCGATGTCTCCCCTCAAAACGTGCTGGTCACATTTTCGGGCGACATCAAAATCATCGACTTCGGAATCGCCAAGAGCGAGCGCGCGCTGCACGCCGACACCACCGGGAAGCTTCGAGGGAAGGTTCCCTACATGTCACCGGAGCAAGCACGCGGCGAGCCGCTCGATGCACGGAGCGACATTTTCTCGACCGGCGTGATCCTGTTCGAGCTCACCACCGGACACCGCCTCTTCAAGACGTCGAGCGAATACGAAACGCTCCGGGCCATCTGCGAGCGCGATTACCCAAGGCCGTCCGATCTCGTCGCCGGCTACCCACCGGCGCTCGAGGCCATCGTGATGCGCGCCCTCTGCCGCGACCGGGAAGGCCGCTTTCCCACGGCGCGTGCGCTGCAGGCGGCGCTCGAAGATTTCGTGCGGAGCGAACAGCTGGTGGTGAGCCCCATCGGGCTCGCGCACTTCATGCACACGCTGTTCGCCGAGAAGCTGGTCTCCCAAAAAGAAGCCCTCCTCTACGGCCGGCAGCTGGCCGAGGCCATCGAGCCGGGGGGCGAGGGCCCCGCGAGCGATCGCACGGATCGGAACGATCGAAACGAGAAGGAGTTCGGCGGCGCACACCTCAGCATGCCCGCCGCCTCGCACACCGTCACGAGCTCCCTTCCGGGCATCGGTCGCGCGTTCCCATGGGCCTTTGCGGGCACCGCGGGAACCGCCATGCTGGTGGTCCTCTTCGGCGCAGCGTTCTACGCGAACCACGCGAAGCGGGGCGCGCCACCTCCCACCGCAACGGTATCCGAATCGCCGGCCGCGGGCGTAGGCGCCCCATCGACACCGGCTGTCGTGTCCGAGTCGCCCCAGCCCGCCGGCGTCCCCGCGCGCGCCTCCGGTTTCGCGCGCGCCGCGGCGCCCGCGACCGGTAAGCTCGACGTCGCCGCGGCGGGGGGCACGTGCACCGTGGCCATCGACGGCAAGGCGTTCGGACCGACGCCCCTCTCGGCCATCGAGCTACCGGCGGGGGCGCACGAAGTCGCTTGCACCGCTCTAGGCGGCAAGACGCAATCGGCGACGATCCAGGTGCCGGCGGCGGGTGCCGTGCGGCATCGGTTTGCGCTTTGA
- a CDS encoding DHA2 family efflux MFS transporter permease subunit, whose translation MTAAVSNAGPLTQVAPARTVNKWGVAAAVSLGALLELIDTSIVNVALSDMQATLGATLSQVSWVVSSYAIANVIILPLTAWLGHRFGKKQYFLFSLLGFTFASVLCGFSTTLPMLIAARILQGLTGGGLMAKAQAILFETFPKEEQMLAQSVFGLIVISGPAIGPTLGGYLVTNVDWRWIFFVNVPVGAVAVALTMYFLPPDRAEDRVTSKIDWTAIGLLAIGLGALQAVLEEGNDEDWFESSAIVFGMVMAVVGLVAFTVRSLRSDHPVVDLRVLRYRSLWSGSLLSIVLGMTLYGALFAIPIFAQSIMQYSSQQTGMLLLPGAIASAVAMVIISKILGKVDPRIALAGGSMVLIGAVLWLASLTPDTGGHDLFWPLILRSFGTVFMFMPLNTATLGPVPTKDIGTATGFFNLTRQLGGSIGVALLSTMLSRRQQYHRAMLVEHVIPSDTFTTERVDQLTRMLMGKGMVLEEARQKALGLLDATVNKQAAVLSFSDTFWATAALLVVFLPLILLLGKPPKGAKVSAGH comes from the coding sequence ATGACCGCCGCCGTTTCGAACGCGGGTCCGCTGACGCAGGTTGCGCCCGCCCGCACCGTGAACAAGTGGGGCGTCGCTGCGGCGGTTTCGCTGGGCGCGCTCCTGGAGCTCATCGACACCAGCATCGTCAACGTCGCGCTGAGCGACATGCAGGCCACGCTCGGCGCCACCCTCAGCCAAGTGAGCTGGGTGGTCTCGAGCTACGCCATCGCCAACGTCATCATCCTGCCGCTCACGGCGTGGCTCGGGCACCGCTTCGGGAAGAAGCAGTATTTTCTCTTCTCGCTCCTGGGCTTCACCTTCGCGTCCGTCCTTTGCGGGTTCTCCACCACCCTGCCGATGCTCATCGCCGCCCGCATCCTCCAAGGGCTCACGGGCGGAGGCTTGATGGCGAAGGCGCAAGCCATCCTGTTCGAGACGTTCCCCAAAGAGGAACAGATGCTCGCGCAGTCGGTCTTCGGCTTGATCGTCATCTCGGGGCCCGCCATCGGCCCCACCCTCGGCGGCTATCTAGTGACCAACGTCGATTGGCGCTGGATCTTCTTCGTCAACGTGCCCGTGGGGGCCGTGGCGGTGGCGCTGACCATGTACTTCTTGCCGCCGGACCGGGCCGAAGATCGGGTCACGTCGAAGATCGACTGGACGGCCATCGGCTTGCTCGCCATCGGGCTGGGCGCGCTCCAGGCCGTGCTCGAGGAGGGCAACGACGAAGACTGGTTCGAGTCGAGCGCCATCGTCTTCGGGATGGTGATGGCGGTCGTGGGGCTCGTGGCCTTCACCGTGCGCTCGCTTCGCTCCGACCACCCGGTGGTCGATCTGCGGGTGCTGCGGTATCGGTCGCTCTGGTCGGGGAGCCTGCTCTCCATCGTGCTCGGCATGACCCTCTACGGTGCGCTCTTCGCGATCCCCATCTTTGCGCAGAGCATCATGCAGTACTCGTCGCAACAGACGGGCATGCTGCTCTTGCCGGGCGCCATCGCGTCGGCGGTCGCCATGGTCATCATTTCGAAGATCCTCGGCAAAGTGGATCCGCGGATCGCGCTCGCGGGTGGGTCGATGGTCCTCATCGGCGCGGTGCTCTGGCTGGCGAGCCTGACCCCAGACACCGGTGGACACGACCTTTTCTGGCCGCTGATCCTGCGCTCGTTCGGCACGGTGTTCATGTTCATGCCGCTCAACACGGCGACCCTCGGCCCCGTGCCGACGAAGGACATCGGCACCGCCACCGGCTTCTTCAACTTGACGCGTCAACTCGGCGGAAGCATCGGCGTGGCGCTCCTGAGCACGATGCTCAGCCGAAGGCAGCAATACCACCGCGCCATGTTGGTCGAGCACGTGATTCCGAGCGACACCTTCACCACCGAGCGGGTCGACCAGTTGACCCGCATGCTGATGGGCAAGGGCATGGTCCTCGAGGAAGCGCGGCAAAAGGCGCTGGGGCTGCTCGACGCCACCGTGAACAAGCAGGCGGCGGTGCTGTCCTTCTCCGATACGTTCTGGGCAACTGCGGCGCTGCTCGTGGTCTTTCTGCCGCTTATCCTCCTGCTCGGCAAGCCACCCAAGGGTGCAAAGGTATCCGCGGGCCACTGA
- a CDS encoding barstar family protein — protein sequence MSTSDLLKPGPPSIAQWIAPPDTVSTAIWKLRGETAAARTFIGTLRGKRMRTRQGVFDQFGALLQFPTYFGENWDAFLDCMRDLDWLRASGFVLVVFDAADVLADADAGELDTLLQILTEAAEAWEQGDDLSPPTPFHIILQTTAERAPELRAKLTRHAPAIPVLELRDAS from the coding sequence ATGAGTACATCCGACTTGCTGAAGCCAGGTCCGCCATCCATCGCCCAGTGGATCGCGCCCCCCGACACCGTGAGCACCGCGATCTGGAAGCTTCGTGGCGAGACCGCGGCCGCGCGCACCTTCATCGGCACCTTGCGCGGAAAGCGCATGCGAACCCGCCAAGGCGTCTTCGACCAGTTCGGCGCGTTGCTGCAGTTCCCCACGTACTTCGGCGAAAACTGGGACGCGTTCCTCGACTGCATGCGCGATCTCGATTGGCTCCGTGCGAGCGGCTTCGTGCTCGTCGTCTTCGACGCGGCGGATGTCTTGGCGGATGCGGATGCCGGCGAGCTCGACACCCTTCTCCAGATCCTCACCGAGGCGGCCGAGGCCTGGGAGCAAGGCGACGATCTCAGCCCGCCCACCCCTTTCCACATCATCCTGCAGACCACGGCCGAACGAGCTCCCGAGCTGCGCGCCAAGCTCACGCGCCACGCCCCCGCGATCCCGGTGCTGGAGCTTCGGGATGCTTCGTAG
- a CDS encoding HINT domain-containing protein yields the protein MPNEKPSTAATHRRNVGVFSNFVRGFARLFQDRRGVTTVEYALILFAIVLAVAGGLRLLAQSTSGTVRVAEATLKGGAGLPPSGGGGGGAGGGGGGDGTVCDGRGCSAPGACFVAGTLVATPSGARPIESLKAGELVLARGENDNVTRARPIVQTFLRGAPSLLDVHVETVDGARESVRSTPEHLYFSQERGWLRAEDLAIGETLVDAEAREVRVTKLVPVAQEAAVYNLEVEGDHTYFVGRTAVWVHNQSCGGGGGGGSTGGGGSGGSTGGGGSTGGAGAVPLVVAVPLAVVGAAARRGAVPPWAVGAAAPAAVARRGAVPLWAAGPAAPAAVALS from the coding sequence ATGCCAAACGAGAAACCGTCGACGGCGGCAACGCATCGCCGCAACGTGGGGGTCTTTTCCAATTTCGTTCGTGGATTCGCGCGCCTTTTCCAGGATCGACGCGGCGTCACGACGGTCGAATATGCGCTGATTTTATTTGCCATCGTGCTCGCGGTGGCCGGCGGCCTTCGACTGCTCGCCCAGAGTACGAGCGGCACCGTCCGCGTGGCGGAGGCGACGCTCAAAGGGGGTGCGGGGTTGCCTCCCTCGGGCGGAGGTGGTGGTGGCGCGGGCGGAGGAGGCGGCGGCGACGGCACCGTGTGCGACGGGCGCGGGTGCAGCGCGCCGGGTGCATGTTTCGTGGCGGGGACCCTGGTGGCCACGCCGTCGGGTGCGCGGCCGATCGAGAGCCTGAAGGCGGGCGAGCTCGTTCTTGCACGCGGCGAGAACGACAACGTCACGCGGGCGCGGCCCATCGTGCAGACCTTCCTCCGCGGCGCCCCATCGTTGCTCGACGTCCACGTCGAGACGGTCGACGGTGCGCGCGAGAGCGTTCGCTCCACCCCGGAGCACCTGTACTTTTCGCAAGAGCGCGGGTGGCTCCGCGCCGAAGATCTCGCCATCGGCGAGACGCTCGTCGATGCCGAAGCGCGCGAAGTTCGCGTGACGAAATTGGTGCCCGTTGCGCAGGAGGCGGCCGTCTACAACCTCGAGGTCGAGGGCGATCACACGTACTTCGTGGGGCGCACGGCGGTCTGGGTGCACAATCAGTCGTGCGGGGGTGGCGGCGGGGGCGGCTCCACCGGCGGTGGCGGCTCGGGCGGTTCCACTGGCGGGGGCGGTTCCACTGGGGGGGCGGGGGCGGTTCCACTGGTGGTGGCGGTTCCACTGGCGGTGGTGGGGGCGGCGGCTCGGCGGGGGGCGGTTCCACCGTGGGCGGTGGGGGCGGCGGCTCCGGCGGCGGTGGCTCGGCGGGGGGCGGTTCCACTGTGGGCGGCGGGGCCGGCGGCTCCGGCGGCGGTGGCTCTGTCGTAG
- a CDS encoding CpsD/CapB family tyrosine-protein kinase: MLIDDPPRTLVLSRNEIAQAVHGAESPVRIVPAWATPPDTHVLIMLGETAPEAAAALRVIRHRLEQRRSDGMWVFGVTSPRDGEGKSTFSTQLALVLSESQRARVLLMEANFQRPTIAKILGFRVPEGHGFSTQLARKMRGSMDPWTVVALGPSLHVLAEETGAHTFPETLHSTHFQNVVGFLGRGYDYVVVDGPSILGSGDANVVENAVDGVIVVAQSAVSRGVDVREGVKQLGPRKAVGVVLWDAQHVKNNGGSRKSIAPL, from the coding sequence ATGCTGATTGACGATCCCCCCCGAACCTTGGTCTTGTCGCGAAATGAAATTGCTCAGGCGGTGCACGGCGCAGAGTCGCCGGTTCGCATCGTTCCAGCTTGGGCGACCCCGCCCGATACACACGTTCTGATCATGCTCGGCGAGACGGCCCCCGAGGCGGCCGCCGCGCTTCGCGTCATCCGCCACCGGCTCGAGCAACGCCGCTCCGACGGCATGTGGGTCTTCGGCGTCACCAGCCCGCGCGACGGCGAGGGCAAGAGCACCTTCTCCACGCAGCTGGCGCTCGTCCTGAGCGAATCGCAGCGTGCGCGTGTTCTGCTCATGGAGGCCAACTTCCAGCGGCCGACCATCGCCAAGATCCTGGGCTTTCGCGTCCCCGAAGGGCACGGATTCTCCACGCAGCTCGCGCGCAAGATGCGCGGCAGCATGGACCCGTGGACCGTGGTCGCCCTGGGGCCATCGCTCCACGTGCTGGCCGAGGAGACGGGCGCGCACACCTTCCCGGAGACCTTGCACTCCACCCACTTCCAGAACGTGGTCGGCTTCCTGGGCCGCGGTTACGACTACGTGGTGGTCGATGGGCCGAGCATCCTCGGCTCGGGCGACGCGAACGTGGTCGAGAACGCGGTCGACGGGGTCATCGTGGTCGCGCAGAGCGCCGTCTCCCGTGGCGTGGACGTGCGCGAGGGCGTGAAGCAGCTCGGACCGCGCAAAGCGGTGGGCGTCGTGCTCTGGGATGCCCAGCACGTGAAGAACAACGGCGGTAGTCGAAAGAGCATTGCACCCCTGTGA